From a single Oreochromis niloticus isolate F11D_XX linkage group LG3, O_niloticus_UMD_NMBU, whole genome shotgun sequence genomic region:
- the LOC102080237 gene encoding golgin subfamily A member 6-like protein 1 isoform X4: protein MLVSICPAPIEVAMSSYQYLREFIKERLTAVCEEIFSEVQKTIVQYEEEINRQHRLLDISRKPDRNSHITDLPQQHDCEEEEGLDEQQVCNQERNSSVDQEDPEPPQIKEEQEELCSSQEGEQLGLKQTEGIIVWTDEEQLRLMETIWKPEINLHRKDLRHQHICEKELLTDQQICNQEKNSSLDQEDPAPSYIKEEQEVLRSSQEGEQLELKQETDIFMVTRSYEESDHSEPESNKEQLLFHSSPEAESQDHEESQHVDSGSSKNAELKKRKRSQSLDNTTVSESQSKSDKVKKFLRPRMKFQR, encoded by the exons ATGCTTGTATCGATCTGCCCAGCCCCAATTGAAGTAGCAATGAGTTCGTATCAGTATCTGAGAGAGTTCATCAAGGAGAGACTAACTGCTGTTTGTGAAGAAATCTTCTCAGAGGTTCAAAAAACCATCGTCCAGTATGAGGAGGAGATCAACCGTCAGCACAGACTGCTGGATATCAGCCGGAAACCCGACAGAAACTCACACATCACAG ACCTCCCACAACAACATgactgtgaggaagaggagggtctGGATGAGCAGCAGGTCTGTAACCAGGAGAGGAACTCCAGTGTGGACCAGGAGGACCCAGAGCctccacagattaaagaggaacaggaggaactctgcagcagtcaggagggagagcagcttgGACTGAAGCAGACTGAAGGCATTATTGTCTGGACTGATGAAGAGCAGCTCAGACTGATGGAGACCATCTGGAAACCTGAGATAAACTTGCACAGAAAAG ACCTCCGACACCAACACATTTGTGAGAAGGAGCTTCTCACAGACCAGCAGATCTGTAACCAGGAGAAGAACTCCAGTCTGGACCAGGAGGACCCAGCGCCTTCATATATTAAAGAAGAACAAGAGGTACTCCgcagcagtcaggagggagagcagcttgAACTGAAGCAAGAGACTGATATCTTCATGGTGACTCGATCTTATGAGGAAAGTGACCACAGTGAACCAGAGTCAAACAAAGAGCAGCTCCTTTTTCACAGCTCTCCTGAAGCAGAGAGCCAAGATCATGAAGAAAGCCAGCATGTGGACTCAGGATCAAGTAAAAATGCAGAGCTGAAGAAGAGGAAACGCAGTCAGAGCTTAGAcaacaccactgtgtcagaGAGTCAAAGTAaatctgacaaagtgaaaaa GTTTCTGCGCCCTAGGATGAAATTCCAGCGATAA
- the LOC102080237 gene encoding zinc finger protein 2 isoform X3 — translation MLVSICPAPIEVAMSSYQYLREFIKERLTAVCEEIFSEVQKTIVQYEEEINRQHRLLDISRKPDRNSHITDLPQQHDCEEEEGLDEQQVCNQERNSSVDQEDPEPPQIKEEQEELCSSQEGEQLGLKQTEGIIVWTDEEQLRLMETIWKPEINLHRKDLRHQHICEKELLTDQQICNQEKNSSLDQEDPAPSYIKEEQEVLRSSQEGEQLELKQETDIFMVTRSYEESDHSEPESNKEQLLFHSSPEAESQDHEESQHVDSGSSKNAELKKRKRSQSLDNTTVSESQSKSDKVKKYVQCEICGKTLHTSNLTAHLRVHTGEKPHCCTTCGKGFIQKSNLKRHLRTHTGFCALG, via the exons ATGCTTGTATCGATCTGCCCAGCCCCAATTGAAGTAGCAATGAGTTCGTATCAGTATCTGAGAGAGTTCATCAAGGAGAGACTAACTGCTGTTTGTGAAGAAATCTTCTCAGAGGTTCAAAAAACCATCGTCCAGTATGAGGAGGAGATCAACCGTCAGCACAGACTGCTGGATATCAGCCGGAAACCCGACAGAAACTCACACATCACAG ACCTCCCACAACAACATgactgtgaggaagaggagggtctGGATGAGCAGCAGGTCTGTAACCAGGAGAGGAACTCCAGTGTGGACCAGGAGGACCCAGAGCctccacagattaaagaggaacaggaggaactctgcagcagtcaggagggagagcagcttgGACTGAAGCAGACTGAAGGCATTATTGTCTGGACTGATGAAGAGCAGCTCAGACTGATGGAGACCATCTGGAAACCTGAGATAAACTTGCACAGAAAAG ACCTCCGACACCAACACATTTGTGAGAAGGAGCTTCTCACAGACCAGCAGATCTGTAACCAGGAGAAGAACTCCAGTCTGGACCAGGAGGACCCAGCGCCTTCATATATTAAAGAAGAACAAGAGGTACTCCgcagcagtcaggagggagagcagcttgAACTGAAGCAAGAGACTGATATCTTCATGGTGACTCGATCTTATGAGGAAAGTGACCACAGTGAACCAGAGTCAAACAAAGAGCAGCTCCTTTTTCACAGCTCTCCTGAAGCAGAGAGCCAAGATCATGAAGAAAGCCAGCATGTGGACTCAGGATCAAGTAAAAATGCAGAGCTGAAGAAGAGGAAACGCAGTCAGAGCTTAGAcaacaccactgtgtcagaGAGTCAAAGTAaatctgacaaagtgaaaaagtatGTACAATGTGAAATCTGTGGGAAAACCTTACATACATCTAATCTGACTGCACATTTAAGAGTTCATACCGGTGAGAAACCACATTGTTGCACCACTTGTGGCAAAGGATTCATTCAGAAATCAAATTTGAAGCGTCATTTGAGaacacacacag GTTTCTGCGCCCTAGGATGA
- the LOC102080237 gene encoding zinc finger protein 37 isoform X1: MLVSICPAPIEVAMSSYQYLREFIKERLTAVCEEIFSEVQKTIVQYEEEINRQHRLLDISRKPDRNSHITDLPQQHDCEEEEGLDEQQVCNQERNSSVDQEDPEPPQIKEEQEELCSSQEGEQLGLKQTEGIIVWTDEEQLRLMETIWKPEINLHRKDLRHQHICEKELLTDQQICNQEKNSSLDQEDPAPSYIKEEQEVLRSSQEGEQLELKQETDIFMVTRSYEESDHSEPESNKEQLLFHSSPEAESQDHEESQHVDSGSSKNAELKKRKRSQSLDNTTVSESQSKSDKVKKYVQCEICGKTLHTSNLTAHLRVHTGEKPHCCTTCGKGFIQKSNLKRHLRTHTGEKPFPCSTCGKSFGLKPELQRHLRIHTGEKPHCCNTCGKRFTDLSGIIAHRRVHTGEKRYSCNTCGKRFIQKSGMKTHVRSHTGEKPYSCSTCGRKFSHKSTLQTHVKLHTGEKPHSCSICGKSFVQKPHLSRHMKIHTT; this comes from the exons ATGCTTGTATCGATCTGCCCAGCCCCAATTGAAGTAGCAATGAGTTCGTATCAGTATCTGAGAGAGTTCATCAAGGAGAGACTAACTGCTGTTTGTGAAGAAATCTTCTCAGAGGTTCAAAAAACCATCGTCCAGTATGAGGAGGAGATCAACCGTCAGCACAGACTGCTGGATATCAGCCGGAAACCCGACAGAAACTCACACATCACAG ACCTCCCACAACAACATgactgtgaggaagaggagggtctGGATGAGCAGCAGGTCTGTAACCAGGAGAGGAACTCCAGTGTGGACCAGGAGGACCCAGAGCctccacagattaaagaggaacaggaggaactctgcagcagtcaggagggagagcagcttgGACTGAAGCAGACTGAAGGCATTATTGTCTGGACTGATGAAGAGCAGCTCAGACTGATGGAGACCATCTGGAAACCTGAGATAAACTTGCACAGAAAAG ACCTCCGACACCAACACATTTGTGAGAAGGAGCTTCTCACAGACCAGCAGATCTGTAACCAGGAGAAGAACTCCAGTCTGGACCAGGAGGACCCAGCGCCTTCATATATTAAAGAAGAACAAGAGGTACTCCgcagcagtcaggagggagagcagcttgAACTGAAGCAAGAGACTGATATCTTCATGGTGACTCGATCTTATGAGGAAAGTGACCACAGTGAACCAGAGTCAAACAAAGAGCAGCTCCTTTTTCACAGCTCTCCTGAAGCAGAGAGCCAAGATCATGAAGAAAGCCAGCATGTGGACTCAGGATCAAGTAAAAATGCAGAGCTGAAGAAGAGGAAACGCAGTCAGAGCTTAGAcaacaccactgtgtcagaGAGTCAAAGTAaatctgacaaagtgaaaaagtatGTACAATGTGAAATCTGTGGGAAAACCTTACATACATCTAATCTGACTGCACATTTAAGAGTTCATACCGGTGAGAAACCACATTGTTGCACCACTTGTGGCAAAGGATTCATTCAGAAATCAAATTTGAAGCGTCATTTGAGaacacacacaggtgagaagccatttccttgtagcacctgtgggaaaagtTTCGGTCTGAAACCAGAGTTGCAACGCCATCtaagaattcacacaggtgaaaaGCCACATTGTTGTAACACTTGTGGGAAAAGATTTACTGACCTGTCAGGGATCATAGCTCACAGGAGAgtccacacaggtgagaagcggTATTCTTGTAATACTTGTGGGAAAAGATTCATTCAGAAATCAGGAATGAAAACTCATGTAAGaagtcacacaggtgagaagccgtaTTCGTGTAGTACGTGTGGGAGAAAATTTAGTCATAAATCAACACTGCAAACTCACGTAAAACTTCACACGGGAGAGAAACCACATTCTTGTAGCATCTGTGGCAAAAGCTTTGTTCAAAAGCCACACTTAAGTAGGCACATGAAAATTCATACTACTTAA
- the LOC102080237 gene encoding zinc finger and SCAN domain-containing protein 21 isoform X2: MLVSICPAPIEVAMSSYQYLREFIKERLTAVCEEIFSEVQKTIVQYEEEINRQHRLLDISRKPDRNSHITDLPQQHDCEEEEGLDEQQVCNQERNSSVDQEDPEPPQIKEEQEELCSSQEGEQLGLKQTEGIIVWTDEEQLRLMETIWKPEINLHRKDLRHQHICEKELLTDQQICNQEKNSSLDQEDPAPSYIKEEQEVLRSSQEGEQLELKQETDIFMVTRSYEESDHSEPESNKEQLLFHSSPEAESQDHEESQHVDSGSSKNAELKKRKRSQSLDNTTVSESQSKSDKVKKYVQCEICGKTLHTSNLTAHLRVHTGEKPHCCTTCGKGFIQKSNLKRHLRTHTDHLHSSLPLPPY, encoded by the exons ATGCTTGTATCGATCTGCCCAGCCCCAATTGAAGTAGCAATGAGTTCGTATCAGTATCTGAGAGAGTTCATCAAGGAGAGACTAACTGCTGTTTGTGAAGAAATCTTCTCAGAGGTTCAAAAAACCATCGTCCAGTATGAGGAGGAGATCAACCGTCAGCACAGACTGCTGGATATCAGCCGGAAACCCGACAGAAACTCACACATCACAG ACCTCCCACAACAACATgactgtgaggaagaggagggtctGGATGAGCAGCAGGTCTGTAACCAGGAGAGGAACTCCAGTGTGGACCAGGAGGACCCAGAGCctccacagattaaagaggaacaggaggaactctgcagcagtcaggagggagagcagcttgGACTGAAGCAGACTGAAGGCATTATTGTCTGGACTGATGAAGAGCAGCTCAGACTGATGGAGACCATCTGGAAACCTGAGATAAACTTGCACAGAAAAG ACCTCCGACACCAACACATTTGTGAGAAGGAGCTTCTCACAGACCAGCAGATCTGTAACCAGGAGAAGAACTCCAGTCTGGACCAGGAGGACCCAGCGCCTTCATATATTAAAGAAGAACAAGAGGTACTCCgcagcagtcaggagggagagcagcttgAACTGAAGCAAGAGACTGATATCTTCATGGTGACTCGATCTTATGAGGAAAGTGACCACAGTGAACCAGAGTCAAACAAAGAGCAGCTCCTTTTTCACAGCTCTCCTGAAGCAGAGAGCCAAGATCATGAAGAAAGCCAGCATGTGGACTCAGGATCAAGTAAAAATGCAGAGCTGAAGAAGAGGAAACGCAGTCAGAGCTTAGAcaacaccactgtgtcagaGAGTCAAAGTAaatctgacaaagtgaaaaagtatGTACAATGTGAAATCTGTGGGAAAACCTTACATACATCTAATCTGACTGCACATTTAAGAGTTCATACCGGTGAGAAACCACATTGTTGCACCACTTGTGGCAAAGGATTCATTCAGAAATCAAATTTGAAGCGTCATTTGAGaacacacacag